The following are encoded together in the Panthera leo isolate Ple1 chromosome B4, P.leo_Ple1_pat1.1, whole genome shotgun sequence genome:
- the IDI1 gene encoding isopentenyl-diphosphate Delta-isomerase 1: MWRALARALMVGRPAPRGGSRVWRRSLREGSPAERAFPGSRCRRVAGQVRRTATMPEIDTDGLDEQQVQLLAEMCILIDENDNKIGADTKKNCHLNENIEKGLLHRAFSVFLFNTENKLLLQQRSDAKITFPGYFTNTCCSHPLSNPGELEENDAIGVRRAAQRRLKAEFGIPTEEVPPEEINYLTRIHYKAQSDGIWGEHEIDYILFVKKNVTLNPDPNEIKSYCYVTKEELKELLKKAASGEIKITPWFQIVAEAFLFKWWDNLNHLSQFVDHDKIHRM, from the exons ATGTGGCGTGCCCTGGCGCGAGCGCTGATGGTTGGGCGCCCGGCGCCGAGGGGCGGGTCCCGGGTCTGGCGGCGGAGCCTGCGGGAGGGGAGCCCGGCGGAGCGAGCTTTCCCCGGCAGCCGGTGTCGGAG GGTCGCGGGCCAGGTCCGACGGACCGCCACCATGCCCGAGATAGACACCGACGGCCTGGACGAGCAGCAGGTGCAGCTGCTGGCGGAGATGTGCATCCTCATCGATGAGAATGACAATAAGATTGGGGCCGACACCAAGAAGAACTGTCACCTGAATGAGAACATAGAGAAAG GATTATTGCATCGAGCTTTTAGTGTCTTCTTGTTCAACACTGAAAATAAGCTTCTGCTACAGCAAAGATCAGATGCTAAAATCACCTTTCCAG GTTATTTTACCAATACTTGTTGTAGTCATCCATTAAGTAATCCAGGAGAGCTCGAAGAAAATGATGCAATTGGAGTAAGGCGAGCAGCACAGAGGCGTTTAAAGGCTGAATTCGGGATCCCCACGGAAGAG GTTCCTCCAGAAGAAATTAATTATCTAACACGAATTCACTACAAGGCTCAATCAGATGGTATCTGGGGGGAACATGAAATTGATTACATTTTGTTTGTGAAGAAGAATGTAACTTTGAATCCAGATCCCAATGAGATTAAGAGCTATTGTTATGTGACAAAGGAAGAGCTAAAAGAACTTCTGAAAAAAGCAGCCAGTGGTGAAATTAAGATAACTCCATGGTTTCAAATTGTTGCGGAGGCTTTCCTCTTTAAGTGGTGGGATAACTTAAATCATTTGAGTCAGTTTGTTGACCATGACAAAATACACCGAATGTGA